A region of Streptomyces sp. R44 DNA encodes the following proteins:
- a CDS encoding GMC oxidoreductase: MSEHPSSSQGIHGVSRRRFLTGTGSVLGAAALAGTITAPARAEVPGLNCTPIADGSQVRALVIGTGYGGSVAALRLARAGVDVHMIEMGMAWDTPGPDGKIFANTTKPDYRSFWLRTRTKQPLSQFLGFPLDKDVPVHTGILDAEDFAGITVYQGRGVGGGSLVNGGMAVTPLRERFPAILPTVDPAEMYSTYYPRANAGLGVTSVDVNWWESQDCYQYARVGRKHAERSGFPFVFVPNVYDWDYMKQEAAGTVQKSALAGEVIYGNNAGKKSLQKTYLAQAAATGRVSVSPLHRVTSVSPAAAGGYTVVIDQIDTTGATLVTKTVRADRVFFAAGSVGTSKLLTRLKATGALPALNDEIGKGWGDNGNVMCGRANHMWDPTGTLQSSMPTAGIDNWNAGGAFAEVAPLPTGIETYASFYLSITRTPRRAEFSWNPTTGKVDLSWDRAWKQTSIDMAKSIFDKINSKEGTIYRTDLFGAYKIWGDHLTYHPLGGAVLGRATDNYGRLHGYSGLYAIDGSLIPGNTSVNPFVTITALAERNIERIVAEDF; this comes from the coding sequence ATGAGTGAACACCCCTCGTCCTCCCAGGGAATTCACGGGGTCAGCCGCCGCCGTTTTCTCACGGGAACAGGTTCTGTTCTCGGTGCCGCCGCCCTCGCCGGCACGATCACGGCCCCCGCCCGCGCCGAAGTCCCCGGCCTGAACTGCACCCCCATCGCCGACGGCTCCCAGGTGCGTGCCCTCGTCATCGGCACCGGCTACGGCGGCTCCGTCGCCGCCCTGCGGCTCGCCCGCGCCGGCGTCGACGTCCACATGATCGAGATGGGCATGGCCTGGGACACCCCCGGACCCGACGGCAAGATCTTCGCCAACACCACCAAGCCCGACTACCGCTCCTTCTGGCTGCGGACCCGCACCAAGCAGCCGCTGAGCCAGTTCCTCGGCTTCCCGCTCGACAAGGACGTGCCGGTGCACACCGGCATCCTCGACGCGGAGGACTTCGCCGGCATCACCGTCTACCAGGGGCGTGGTGTCGGCGGAGGCTCCCTCGTCAACGGCGGCATGGCCGTCACCCCGCTCCGGGAGCGCTTCCCGGCGATCCTCCCCACCGTCGACCCGGCCGAGATGTACTCCACCTACTACCCGCGCGCCAACGCGGGCCTCGGCGTCACCTCGGTGGACGTGAACTGGTGGGAGAGCCAGGACTGTTACCAGTACGCGCGCGTGGGACGCAAGCACGCCGAGCGCTCCGGCTTCCCCTTCGTCTTCGTGCCCAACGTCTACGACTGGGACTACATGAAGCAGGAGGCCGCCGGCACGGTCCAGAAGTCCGCCCTGGCGGGCGAGGTCATCTACGGCAACAACGCCGGCAAGAAGAGCCTCCAGAAGACCTACCTCGCCCAGGCCGCCGCCACCGGCCGCGTGAGCGTCTCCCCGCTCCACCGGGTGACCTCCGTCAGCCCCGCGGCCGCGGGCGGCTACACCGTGGTCATCGACCAGATCGACACCACCGGCGCCACCCTCGTCACCAAGACCGTCCGCGCCGACCGGGTCTTCTTCGCCGCCGGCAGCGTCGGCACCAGCAAGCTCCTCACCCGGCTCAAGGCCACCGGCGCCCTGCCCGCCCTCAACGACGAGATCGGCAAGGGCTGGGGCGACAACGGCAACGTCATGTGCGGGCGCGCCAACCACATGTGGGACCCCACCGGGACCCTCCAGTCCTCCATGCCCACCGCCGGCATCGACAACTGGAACGCCGGCGGGGCCTTCGCCGAGGTCGCCCCGCTGCCCACCGGCATCGAGACCTACGCCTCGTTCTACCTCTCCATCACCCGCACCCCGCGCCGTGCCGAGTTCAGCTGGAACCCGACCACCGGCAAGGTCGACCTGAGCTGGGACCGGGCCTGGAAGCAGACGTCCATCGACATGGCGAAGTCCATCTTCGACAAGATCAACAGCAAGGAGGGCACGATCTACCGCACCGACCTCTTCGGCGCGTACAAGATCTGGGGCGACCACCTCACCTACCACCCGCTCGGCGGCGCGGTCCTGGGGCGGGCGACCGACAACTACGGCCGACTCCACGGCTACTCCGGCCTCTACGCCATCGACGGGTCCCTGATCCCCGGCAACACCAGCGTCAACCCGTTCGTCACCATCACGGCCCTCGCCGAACGCAACATCGAACGGATCGTCGCCGAGGACTTCTGA
- a CDS encoding GNAT family N-acetyltransferase → MSDLRIERARTERQLADWRAVHNTIIPTAVLSPEEVRERAGRNRLDVAYLGEVAVGCSTVRPPDEETPAATVIARTLPEYRGRGFGTALYERGLAHARTLSDEGVETVVLASNEEGLRFALARGFVEVERYVLPGDTIPFVALRLA, encoded by the coding sequence ATGAGTGATCTTCGTATCGAACGGGCGCGGACCGAGCGGCAGCTCGCCGACTGGCGGGCCGTGCACAACACGATCATCCCGACGGCGGTGCTCTCCCCCGAGGAGGTGCGGGAGCGGGCCGGCCGGAACCGGCTGGACGTCGCGTACCTCGGGGAGGTGGCGGTGGGCTGTTCGACGGTGCGTCCGCCGGACGAGGAGACCCCGGCGGCGACCGTGATCGCGCGGACGCTGCCGGAGTACCGGGGGCGGGGGTTCGGGACCGCGCTGTACGAGCGGGGGCTGGCGCACGCGCGGACGCTGAGCGACGAGGGCGTGGAGACCGTGGTCCTCGCCTCGAACGAGGAGGGGCTGCGGTTCGCGCTCGCGCGCGGCTTCGTGGAGGTGGAGCGGTACGTGCTCCCGGGTGACACGATTCCGTTCGTGGCGCTGCGGCTGGCCTGA
- a CDS encoding aminoglycoside adenylyltransferase family protein, with the protein MSAHAREDTGHESARRVVRIVHETLGADAVLGACLHGSAVLGGLRPTSDVDVLVALTRPTTEGERRALTDALLAVSGERAYEGPARPVELSLVVHTEVRPWRHPPVCEYLYGEWLREDFERGLTPAPAPCPDLAPLLTMARTGDLSLYGPRPSVLFDPVPEADLRAAIVAGVPGLLADLDGDTRNVLLTLARILTTLRTGRIRSKDGAADLLLGELPEEHRPVLATARDQYLAGEFGEWDELLPAARAHAAHVAQAIKRASPAGSYPRVSRDFLDDRS; encoded by the coding sequence ATGTCCGCCCACGCCCGCGAGGACACCGGCCACGAGAGCGCCCGCCGCGTCGTGCGGATCGTCCACGAGACGCTCGGCGCGGACGCGGTCCTCGGCGCCTGCCTCCACGGTTCCGCCGTCCTCGGCGGCCTGCGCCCCACCAGCGACGTGGACGTCCTCGTCGCCCTGACCCGCCCCACCACCGAGGGCGAGCGCCGCGCCCTCACCGACGCCCTGCTCGCCGTCTCGGGCGAGCGGGCGTACGAGGGCCCCGCGCGGCCCGTCGAACTGAGCCTGGTCGTTCACACCGAGGTGCGGCCCTGGCGCCATCCGCCGGTCTGCGAGTACCTGTACGGGGAGTGGCTGCGCGAGGACTTCGAGCGGGGCCTCACGCCCGCGCCCGCCCCCTGCCCCGACCTCGCCCCGCTCCTCACCATGGCCCGCACCGGTGACCTGTCCCTGTACGGCCCCCGTCCGTCCGTGCTCTTCGACCCGGTTCCGGAGGCCGATCTGCGGGCCGCGATCGTCGCGGGCGTCCCCGGACTGCTCGCCGACCTCGACGGCGACACCCGCAACGTGCTGCTCACCCTGGCCCGGATCCTCACCACCCTGCGCACCGGCCGGATCCGTTCGAAGGACGGGGCGGCGGACCTGCTCCTCGGCGAGCTGCCCGAGGAGCACCGACCGGTGCTGGCCACCGCCCGGGACCAGTACCTGGCGGGGGAGTTCGGAGAATGGGACGAACTGCTGCCCGCGGCGCGGGCCCACGCCGCGCACGTAGCACAGGCGATCAAGAGGGCGTCTCCGGCCGGAAGTTACCCGCGAGTTTCTCGTGACTTCCTCGATGACCGGTCGTAG
- a CDS encoding dihydrodipicolinate reductase — protein MIRTVVWGTGNVGRAAIRAVDAHPGLELAAVLVSDPAKVGRDAGRLAGLGRDLGVSAGDDVGAVLDGRPGAVVYAASGDTRPDGALADVARAVAAGAVVVTPALYPLYDQRNAPPEFRDPVLAAVAEGGGSLFVSGVDPGWGNDVLPLLVSGLAATVDVIRCQEIFDYSTYEQEESVRELVGMGRPMEYEPPMLWPSVPTMVWGGQIRLMARALGAELDEIRETLERRPLESTVKTRTMGVFEAGTQGAVRFEVQGIVGGEPRIVIEHVTRIHPSCAPDWPVPPDGAGAHRVIVEGSPRIEVTVAATDEGENRSAGGNATAVGRLVGAIEWLAAAEPGLYDALDVPLRPAVGKLGRRPR, from the coding sequence ATGATTCGGACGGTGGTGTGGGGTACCGGAAATGTCGGGCGCGCGGCCATTCGCGCCGTGGACGCCCATCCGGGGCTCGAGCTCGCGGCCGTGCTCGTGTCCGATCCGGCGAAGGTGGGCCGGGACGCGGGACGCCTCGCGGGGCTCGGCCGCGATCTCGGGGTGTCGGCCGGCGACGACGTCGGCGCGGTGCTCGACGGGCGGCCGGGGGCGGTGGTGTACGCGGCCTCCGGCGACACCCGGCCCGACGGGGCGCTCGCCGACGTGGCGCGGGCGGTGGCGGCGGGCGCGGTGGTGGTGACACCCGCCCTGTATCCGCTGTACGACCAGCGGAACGCGCCGCCCGAGTTCCGGGACCCGGTGCTCGCGGCGGTGGCGGAGGGCGGCGGTTCGCTCTTCGTGTCGGGCGTCGACCCGGGCTGGGGCAACGACGTGCTGCCGCTCCTGGTGAGCGGCCTCGCCGCCACGGTGGACGTGATCCGCTGTCAGGAGATCTTCGACTACTCGACGTACGAGCAGGAGGAGTCGGTCCGCGAGCTGGTGGGCATGGGCCGGCCGATGGAGTACGAGCCGCCCATGCTGTGGCCCTCGGTGCCGACGATGGTCTGGGGCGGGCAGATACGGCTGATGGCCCGGGCGCTCGGGGCCGAGCTCGACGAGATCCGCGAGACGCTGGAGCGGCGCCCGCTGGAGTCCACGGTGAAGACGCGGACGATGGGCGTGTTCGAGGCGGGGACGCAGGGCGCGGTCCGCTTCGAGGTGCAGGGCATCGTGGGCGGGGAGCCCCGCATCGTGATCGAGCACGTCACCCGCATCCATCCCTCCTGCGCGCCGGACTGGCCGGTGCCGCCGGACGGGGCGGGCGCGCACCGGGTGATCGTCGAGGGGAGCCCCCGCATCGAGGTGACGGTGGCGGCGACCGACGAGGGCGAGAACCGTTCGGCGGGCGGGAACGCCACGGCGGTGGGCCGGCTCGTCGGGGCGATCGAGTGGCTGGCGGCGGCCGAGCCGGGACTGTACGACGCGCTGGACGTGCCGCTGCGGCCGGCGGTCGGGAAGCTGGGAAGGAGACCACGGTGA
- a CDS encoding carboxymuconolactone decarboxylase family protein — MIIDIPEGQEPIGYVWGDMVPEIGTAAANFSLSVYAHTTLGLREFEAARLRIAQINGCGFCLDWRTDRDGEKVEEGFDELVAAWRETEVSEAFDERTRLAAEYAERYALDHHGLDEEFWARMTARYSQAEIVELTMSLGSWLAFGRLNRVLGLDEVCVLPTH, encoded by the coding sequence GTGATCATCGACATTCCCGAGGGCCAGGAGCCGATCGGGTACGTGTGGGGCGACATGGTCCCGGAGATCGGGACGGCGGCGGCGAACTTCTCGCTGTCGGTGTACGCGCACACGACCCTGGGGCTGCGCGAGTTCGAGGCGGCGCGGCTGAGGATCGCGCAGATCAACGGCTGCGGCTTCTGTCTGGACTGGCGTACCGACCGGGACGGGGAGAAGGTCGAGGAGGGCTTCGACGAACTCGTCGCGGCGTGGCGCGAGACGGAGGTCTCGGAGGCCTTCGACGAGCGGACGCGGCTCGCGGCCGAGTACGCGGAGCGGTACGCGCTCGACCACCACGGCCTCGACGAGGAGTTCTGGGCGCGGATGACGGCCCGCTACAGCCAGGCGGAGATCGTGGAGCTGACGATGAGCCTGGGGTCGTGGCTGGCGTTCGGTCGGCTCAACCGGGTCCTCGGCCTCGACGAGGTGTGTGTGCTGCCGACGCACTGA